In the genome of Thunnus thynnus chromosome 6, fThuThy2.1, whole genome shotgun sequence, the window ataacttctgttatgatttggcgctacataaataaaattgagtagaattgaaaaaatacattaaaaatacataatagcCTTTTTACTTGATATTAAGTGTTTTAAACAAATATCTGTCGctcctgtaaaataaagttatataCATCTCATTGGGACCTTATATCCTAGTATTTATTGTAACCATTTCTCAAATTTGCAGTGACAGATATTAGTTGTGAAAATTAAAAGCACATTGCGAGGCAGAACCATATCCAAAGGCATGCAGTCAAAAGCTTATACATCTTCATTTCAGATACAATGCTGACATTATCAAGCAGCCATCTGTGCCATCAGTTATGAATTTTGCTTGAGGGAAAATTCAAAATACTTGCGGTCGTTCGTGATCATGCCTATAAAAGCACTTGTCAGAGTGTTTAATGGGTTTACAGTCGTCACCACCCAACTCGAAGGGCACAGACTGTGAACGCTTGGTGAAGTCCTCATAACATTATCACCCACCACTCCTGCAGAGAACTGAGAAAAAGGAAATACCCTTCAAAGCGGGTTTCTGCCAAGCACAATATTAACTGCAGATTCTCCAGAACACTCTGCCAGACAGACAATAATTTAttgaaatctgtttttcattcatattttaaggCCAGAGGAAATGGATTTCATGTGATTTGCATTCATATTTTCAGATCTTAGGAAAGTCGACATTtggtttttgtgtattttggttTCATACAGCATGACTACAGTtgaattcagatttttattttatattctagACATGCATGaaaccgtttttttttttttttttctcctcactgaTTCTTATAACacaacctcttttttttttctttctttcttttttctcttcacagATTCGGATGAATTTGGTGGAGAACgaagaggaaaaactgaaacTTCGCCTGAATGGTGAAGGCCTGATCTGAAACTCGTTCTTCCAACCCTCTTCACCAGTCGTGAGCCTTGTTTGCACCTTCTCTATAGCAAGAAAAATTCAAAGTGAAAGCTACCACACTCTGAGCCATTATTTGATCACCAGCGTAAGCATATTTGAAGGGTTATTACAGTCTTGTGGAAGTATAAAATTAAGCTTTTCTCGGATACGTCTGTGTGGACTTGCAGCTTACAACATGGCCaagaaaaacagccaaaagGGTATGTATCTGCTTTATAAACATTTGAAAGAAATTAGGAAACTAAAATGTATgttatattgtatgtattttatgtctgttttagtgtacaaatacacaaagaagAATTATGAGTCGATTTAACAGAGAGCAATACTTTCACAATGAAGTTGAGTAGTTATTAAAAGGGAAATTTTGTGGACATTTATAGAGACATTAACCTACTTTCCTGCAGGGAAAAACAGCCTTTACAAGCactcagtttttcatttctgcCTTGTCTTTAAATGATCATAGATTAACTTTGGACTTTACTCTGACTCTCCATAATCAGCTgtttatcacattttaaaaataaatgtcttcagACCTTTTGTCAaaagtgattttctttttttttttaaccttaactcagctgttttcattcagcCTCTGATAACAGAAACGTCGAGGTTGCTCTCGAAAGAATGTCTTTTTGGAGGCCTTTATTGGTTATTAGTCATTTAAATCTGATGCAGATCCCAGACTGTTGAGGCACAGATGTGAtgaattttgcttttttctttctgtgctcGCTGGCGTTTTTTTATACAAATGACTCCTACAGTACACAAATTGAATCTGTTTTCAATTTATCAAATGGTGTCAATAGTTTTCatgttataatgttaaaatatCATTTAGCAgaagcttttatccaaagcgacataCATCTGAGAGTTGATACAACACAGGCAAGGATTTAGTCTAGTTGACTCATGTAGTTAAACACGGCCAGTCGTGTGTCAGCGTTTTACTTGAGGTGAAGTCAGATGGCTTCACAAACATAAATCTGCCAttgtaaatgtgatttaaaatgcataaatgtAGCTGTCAACTCTTTCCAGGAAATTCTCTGTGAAGATATGTgctggttgttttgttttgcaaatgaTGTTCTACAGTGGGTTTGCAAATACGATTCAACGTCGGAACAGACAATAGAAGTTTGGtttttgttatgtgtttttttttttctagatacCTCTGGGGTGGTGTTTGATACTCACTCAAAAATGGTCATGTCCCAGGGAGGAACAGCTGAGAGGATGAAGGAGAAGGTAAAAAGTCATTGTTTCCCCTTGGTTGACTGCTTGGTCAATGGTGCTAACCCAGTTAATcacaatattaattaatattgttAATAATATTGATGATTAATTACAATCTTACAGAACATTTGGACCTGGtcaaacaaacagttaaagGAGTCATATTTTACAAGTCTTCCCATAATTTATTTCCCAGTGAACCACTcagaacaattttttttttttttttttacaaagtcaTGCTAGCTTCTAGCATGCTCGCTACTGTTGCCAGATTCAGTTTGGgaacgtttaaaaaaaaaaaaaaaaagctgatattTTGGCCTGAATTTCAGACATTTGGGGTCGacgtctgtccatcttttgggCGGATTACAATAATAAATTACTCTAGGCGTTTCAtatgcaaagcttttattgcacttacagtaacgtaacgaGTTTAGTTGTCGTcagctctctcctctgctccgctccgTGTATGTGAGGAGGGGCTGAACCCCGCCGGAgaccagaggagaggaaattGCGCAActgtaaatgacagcaaaatgcagtagagactctcacactgagctgaacagagtgcacagtaaactcggcagtcacacatttctctgttctgtatttctctgttctcttttgTGTCTTCGGGTTATGCTagcccattgttgctaactttggagctaacccccttttacttttccagcatttggggaaacaacagacgtgactttttagcatttattaactgacacactgtagtctgtactgtacatttactgccagactgacaacttactactgaccttttcctctaccccgctcgcatccaccgtcacttatCTGCCCCTCGCGCTctcccactcgctacgcaaacatactccttaacggagccatgctaccagtggtttcccaggcaacgacagaggttgactcacgtaccgcaacagcgctgcacagataCTCCCAAACGCTATCGATTTccatatcaaatattaaaaaacatttttttggccTGTCGGGGattctcgttgtgtcattatggagaaacacagattcagtaaacgttcagcacgttcagtaaacgttgagtacagttagacccagcagtctccattaggttgggcgagttcaaagttgtgaaaagaaggggggtgttttgaatacaccccccttgttttcacaggtaatttgttagtctgtccctcccgccgcaggaaataatggattagtcctggaaagctgttgatgtagcacttttctccttatgaaaataacacggagattattcgaccaatgagaatttagtcggacgagagcatatcgaccaactaatcgaccagtcgaccagcagactacagccctagatATTTgacgttatttttggcattaaaaaggatttttttggGACTAGCGGGGGGTTCTTCTTCTTATCCTGTACTATTGTAGGGGAAACACTTGAAACTTGaagtacacacaaaaaaaatcacaggcTTTTAGTGAGACGtttccattttgtgtttgtggattTGCTTCTCAGCCTCAACATCCATTTTGATTAGTTGTGGGGCTCTATGCTTCCCAGTGAGCTGTTTtttggcaacagtaaacatgaGAGAGCACGCTGTCGAGGGCTAGTTTTATCTCTGGTTATTTCTGCACAGTTAATTTATCAGtgtctgtaaaaaaatattgagatGTTAAATAGCTCAACATCTACAGATCTGAAATCCCATGAAGAAATGACTGCCTGAGGTATACCATAATATAATCTCATGACAGGGAGCCTTATCCTTTTCAGACttttaatctataatgaaacaAGTTAATACTTTAAATCTATAATGACACAATTTAAGGAAAATGTGAAAGCAGAGATTAATTGTGGTGTCATAATGTTTTCATGGGAGGTAATTtggtttctaatattttgtgaGGTTTCTAAGCTGCGAAGCACATTTGACAGAAAGTGGCAGTAAAGAATTGGTGCCAGAACTGTAAACAAATATCTTGGTACTCAAAATGAACAATCTGAGGTATTGATGGCTGttcaaaaactaaaactatgctgttaaaatgtttcttaatgggagttttttgtctttctttccttgTAAAAAAGTAtaacatttgtgtgtttaaacattGGAGTATTTGTGCTGTCCTCAAGccaaatgttatttaaatgttcaaaCATCCTCAGTGTggaataaatacataaagatTGGATCACCTTGAGTGTTCTTTGAGTTAAAATCTGATCATCTCATAgttagtgctttttttttttttgttcttgtctttACAGATCAGTGCCGTCAGAGCAGTTGTCCCCAACAAAAGCAACAATGAGATTGTGCTGGTGTTACAGCATTTTGAGAACTGTGTTGACAAGGCGGTTCAAGCTTTCTTAGAAGGTATGAAGACGTCACAGCGTTTGACCTCAAGAAAGGGCAATTAATGGCTCACAATGTTTACCTATAAACAGTTATTGTACTTGCATTGTTACCCATAAAACTAGTATTACTGCATATTTTGTAGTAATCCCCCTGATGACGGCAATAATTACTCCACATAAAGAAAAACGATctaacatgtgacagcagtcaTTTACACTGTATTATGCAGGCTATTATTGTGTGACATGGACTATAATTCTACATTTTTCCACCTCTACCTTTTGGATTGACTGCATTTAAGTCGGACCTGTTGTCCTGGCTTGTCGCCCTTATTGCTCATGCTTAACATGACCTTGAGAACTATTTTTCTTCATGCATGCCGTGCTTTGCATTCAGAGGGCTGGGCATCATTTGCATGCCTTTAGTTTCACATGTTTAATTTTAGAACAAGAAGGTCGTCCCCGCACGTCAGACTACTTTGTTCCTTATTTAACGGTATCTCAACAACACCCTAGAGCATTCCAATATggagtttgggttttttttaggttGTAAATCTGTCATTTGTCACTATGTACCTTTGtcaatattgtttgttttatgctttAGGCAGTGCAGTTGAGATCCTGAAAGAGTGGAACGTCACCGGCAAAAAGAAGGTAAGAATCAGAAACCTTGACGCAGCATGATTATATCACCCCTAGTTTTGaagtatttaaaacaaaatgctgtagctcttaaaaatgtaatgttcaAATTGCTCTTTATTAATTATAAGCTATGGTTAAACGCAGTTTTTAGTGTCATCTCAATCTTTTATTTCGGCTTCACTGTGAATTAAACTTTTCTGTGGCTGTGTGCACTGAATCGGTTCAGGTCGCTGCACTGATTAGGATAGAGATAATGAACAAAGAGAATTTGAACAAAGGAGTTTGACATTGATATCTTCATGTCCAGcccaagaagaaaaagaagccCAAGCCCCAGCCAGAGGCCTCTGCAGAGCCTGCTCCACCTGAGGCCGTTTCGCCTGAGGAGAGCAAGGACGAAACCAACGGCTTTCATGCTAACGGATCCGTAATGGACGGAGAGTCGCTCGACTCTCTGAGTGAACAGTTGGACTCTGCTTCCCTGGACGCATCCGAGCTGGACTCTGAACCCGCTACATCCGAAACCACCGGTAAACACGGCTCTGATTATATGATAAAGGGGCTAGTTTTGTTGTCATCCGAGGGTTAGGATTGCCTGTTTTCATGAGCGTAGATGAACGGTTATGTAAAAAGTCTGCTCTGATTCCGTTTAAAGAAAACCTATCCCTGCACTAAAACGGATATTGGGCTGTTCTTTTGGAAAGCTTACAGTtaattaaatgatgaaaaatgagcaCAAAGAATGCATTTTTGGGGTCAGATCACTGTTTTCTCAAAGATTTAGTGAAATTTTATTGAAGTTTAGTGACACCAGGCCTCATGCAAGACTCAATTGTTCTAAAATGGCGTAAGAGTGATTTAAGAGAACTCGCCGCATTCACCAATCGTTTTCCCATATGTAACCAGGGGATCATGCTCCGCTGCACccgacagtgtaacatcacgtACTGAATAATAATCTCTCATccatctctgtgactgtcacatcctCTTGACCTCCTGCCTCCCATCACGGGCCGCCTTTCTTTAGCAGGATGTGTTTTAGCAGCTGACTTGATGTCAAACGAGtcctttatttctgtcacagtgtggcgctgctctgatgacacgtTGTCAGCAgctgtattaatattttactgttttttttgggtTCCCTAACACCACTACTGACACTCAGAACGGTTCctcagagaaaccaggttaTGATGGTAATTGACGAACACCTCCACATGCACTGTAATAACCTGGTTACTTTAAATCTGCGTATACATGCAGCAGATCAGTTTCTCTCCTGCCCCCAACCTTATTTTGGAAGCATGGCTTACTAATTTTAACTGCATTAGTGATAGAAGACGCTGCttcctgatgttttttttcctgtgttggAGCAGCctgcgtgagagagagagagacagacagagtggagcTCTTCCTTTCACAGTGCAAAAGTGTCTGAATTTAATAAATACTTAAAGAGCAGCATTTCAAATACGTAGGCTCTACTTGGGCGGCCCACCCAGGTAGATAAAATCCAAATTCAAAACCGATTTGTCCTGTTGTCTTTGTATTTACggctgcattagttggatgtaatgaatgagtgaaaaggagaaatgcagaggaggaaaagggaaCTATTAGTGtttgtttccacagtaaatcatctcttgagtgtttgatggttatttatttttgctttagaacataacgtgaaacaatcagtaaataatgttgatatctctcattCACGGGCTTTGTTCTTGATACTgtcgctccctctcttcattcactccctagctcgctcgaccaccggcgtgctgtctctctcttttcctttcatctttttaaaaatgagtcaggaagccgaaagagaaatgtcctccccttgtcCTAAACTGGTCTtaaggccatattcagaccaaatcggGGGATGCAGCGAAaacaccagtcctcccattcatttgaatgggggtagtgcatTCAGGCTGTGGGGGTTTTGGCCGCAGCAGCGCCGCACCAGCCTGCAGCGAGAAAGTTGATCCGGAGTTAACTTTTGGTGAAACGCAAGCCAACGTCACGCTGcactggccaatcacagccagcaaccagactgttcagagctgtaaactctcccatgagggagtacaaagacattactCGGAGGAGGGAAGgtcatttctcttcatttgataacgttaaaagtaaagttagactttgctgtcggcttcccgactcatttttttttaaaaaaaagagagagagagctgagaccACCAGTGAGCGAGATAgcgagcagctgtggtcgactGAGctagagaatgaatgaagagagggagtggcgGCAGCGAGAACGCTGgcgaatcagatcaataaaacattattttttgattgtttcacagcgattacattctagagcacaaacaagcccacacacctctgctcaacCCTGCAGCAGTGCACCGcaacgcctgatttggtctgaatacgacCTAAATCTGTACAAGAGTACTTCCTCGTTTTGTGAATGAAGCAGCCGTGGAATGTGTGTTTGATCAATTAGTGACAGTCATCCCCGCAAACTCCACCCTCAAAATTCCTGTAAACCTTGGAAGGTTTactctaaaaataaataaatgaataaataaatcctATTTTTGGCAGTTCTGGAGAAAGAGTTTTGAAACTACTTACTTACTCATCGTGAAGTAATCTGTCTTCTCACAGGTGCAGAAGCAGAAAGTCAAGTTAGCGCTCCGAGTCCCGCCTCTCAGCAGGGAGGGAGGAATCACCAGGGTCCCAGAGCCAACAAGTCCCGACACAGGCCAGGCTCAAATTCACATCATCCCTCATCCTCATTAGCATCCACCACTGACGAAAGTAATCAAGGATCGTCAGGCGTCAAAAAGATGGGTTAGACACTTACACCTCTTATCTGCCAAACTTGTCTTGTCCTGCATGTAGTTTCTTGTAACTGTGACACTAAGCATACCAGGAAAACATTTGTAGTCAAGTCATATTTAATGTCTACTCCTCAGCTCCCAATATCGACCGCTCAGTGAAGGACCTGCAGAGATGCACCGCCTCACTGACTCGCTACAGGATGGTGGTCAAGGAGGAGATGGACTCCTCAATCAAGAGGATGAAGCAGACGTTTGCTGACCTTCAGAGCTGGTAtgtaaatttctttttaaatctggCTCTGGTCATAGATATAACTGAGTCTTGAGATGATGGAATATTTGATGCATGTTGACAAGTGAGGTAtaagaaaacactttttagGGCAGTTTTCATTGCCGGACTTTCCCAGAAACTCAGGAAGTAAAGCTACGTTTCAACAGGAGGAACCAGAGACTACATTTAGTTCCTGTACGATAGTTCCGGGTAGGACTgcagtcaaccaaagaaaatcttggtcgactaaaatcgtacataatcttcaactaatcgattagtcgccGGGGGAGGGGGCAGAGTGCACATTAAACTCGgcagtcacacatttctctgttctgtatttctctgttttgtgtcttcggGTTATGCTAGCCCATTGTttctaactttggagctaaccccctttacttttccagcatttggggaaacaacagacgtgactttttagcatttattaactgacacactgtagtctgtactgtacatttactgccagactgacaacttcctactgaccttttcctctgccccgctcgcatccaccgtcacctATCtgcctctcgctctctcccactcgctacgcaaacatactccttaatgGAGCCGCtaccagtggtttcccaggcaacgacagaggttgactcacgtaccgcaacagcgctgcacagaaactcccaaacgctgtcgatttccgaatgaatggatattcatttggatatcaaatattaaaaatattttgttggcCTgtcgggggttctcgttgtgtcattatggagaaacacagattcagtaaacgttcagtacgCTCAGTAAACGTTgggtacagttagacccagcagtctccgttaggttgggcgagttcaaagttgtgaaaacaaggggggtgttttgaatacaccccccttgttttcacaggtaatttgttagtctgtccctcccgccgcaggaaataatggattagtcctggaaagctattgatgtagcacttttctccttatgaaaataacacggagattattcgaccaatgagaatttagtcggatgagagcatatcgaccaactaatcgaccagcagactacagtcCTAGTTCCAGGTGTAGAAAAAGTGTCTACTCTGAGGGTAGTCCTTTGTCATAGTTCTAAAGTTGTGTCAGCTTCACTGAGAAATAAGGAAGTACTTTAGTATCAATACTAGGACAAATTTCacaactcattttttttttctaaaaaaagcAAGCATGAGCAGGAACAACGACAGAGAGGGTGTggcaatgaaaaaagaaagtgactgaatgaatgaatttactGATAGTTTCATGGCTGTTACGTTgctaaatagaaataaataaccagCAGACTCTCAGCAGAGAGATGCTCTGAAGTTTCCCTTTCAATCAGTCCTTACGTTCAACGCAAACATCAGTCACACAGCAGTaatacaacagaaaatacaaagcCTGTAAATACACAGAACTAAAGAAGACTTTTGTATGAGACATCAGCTCTTCTGGATGCACCATGACCtgcctggatgactgagaatcttcacagacatcaATACAAAGACAACAACGAGGACCGTGTTGTTGTTTTCCTAATGTGCGAAAATTGTATTTCAAAcaccctttttttgtttttctttcttattctttttttttttttttaagtccaTCATCAGCAATTTGCCTAATCTTCACAAGTCCTCAGATGTGACAGAAACGCAAACAGGAATGTACAAAGAGCACTTTAATTTCCTCAGGTTCTATAGTTCCTAAAACTATTTGATCAAAGGACTTTTTGTgtgacatatttattttctttggctTCATGTTGCATGTTTACTAACCAGTGTGGgtgttactgtatttttatatgatCCACCGTGAGTCAAAGGGCATTTTTCTCACCTTTGTCCCTCTTGATGACACTGAGATTTATCATAATAGGAAACTGAATGCTCCATATGTTGTTGGGCTgcagtcaaccaaagaaaatcttggttgactaaaatcgtacataaccttcaactaatcgattagtcgcgcGTGCAGGAGGGGGcgacagagtgcacagtaaactcggcagtcacacatttctctcttttgtgtCTTCGGGTTATGCTagcccattgttgctaactttggagctaaccccctttacttttccagcatttggggaagcgggggttctcgttgtgtcataatggagaaacacagattcagtaaacgttcagtaaacgttgagtacagttagacccagcagtctccgttagggggtgttttgaatacacccccttgttttcacaggtaatttgttagcctgtccctcccgccgcaggaaataatggattacctggaaagctattgatgtagcacttttctccttatgaaagtaacacggagattattcgaccaatgagaatttagtcggacgagagcatatcgaccagtcgaccagcagccCTAATATATTGAACCTCAGGTGGCTTTTATGGAGTCTCTTATGTGATAAGCTGAATATTATAGACAAAGTAGAGTGTAGTGACAACAATAATGACTTATTTACTACTGTTAATGATGCAAATATTACTAACATTTTTAAGATTtgaaaaatcattaaatgtgTAATATTATGAAGGCTTTACTTTTTATTCCATTACTGACTGTGCAAGGGATCCACTTAAGCTTGTTctacagagaaagaagaaaactcaGGTTCACCTCTTATTAACAGTAATAATCTATTTAGGATAAATCAGCAGGACAAGACTTTATTGAAGGTTCTTAAGAGAATTTGGTAACTGCTGAGGACGCTAACAGCAGATAAAAAGCTTTCTAGCCACTTCATTGTAATAGATTGAAAGGTTTATCCGAACTATAATTTGAATTGGAGTAACAGACATACTTGGATAGTATGTGTCCTTTAAATATACTTTAGATTAACAGATTAACTATATATGCTCTGACGTATCATTAGTATGTGTGAGAGTTACTTTGTTATTCTCTCTGAAGTGCTGAAACATGACACTGTGGTTTCCTGTCCGTATTCTTAGCTGAACTGGAGATCAATTTAGCTCCACTCTTCGCTCcccaccgctgctgctgctactgcgcTGGCTTGTAAAAGCTGAgcactttgtgattttaacaaagttataataataaaagacgGATTGTTTTGTTAACATTCAACACCTACAGTTCCCGTGAGACTCTGACAGCGCTTATTGTCAAATTCTAATAAAAGAATTGTTGTTTCAGTAAGGTGCTCATACTTCACCAGAAATACATCCTCCCTCATCCTAGAAAATGGACAGAAAACCTCAGGAGATTGTCAGACTGtttcagaacattttaaaaattgttggaTGCAAATGCCCCAATTTCTCAGTCAAGAAGGGGTGACAGAAGCTGTTAGATGATCCAACAAGGACTTCTTTTGAAGCACACTGAGGTCTTAAGTGgacatattttgctttttgtgattttctgttgttttatactgttcagtgtttccctcaggttgactgctttggagCGGCGAGGGGAACTTATGTAAAATGTTCCCTGCATGTCAAAAGCCAgagcttcagcctgctctgaatgttacctcttcttcctccttgtGAGCATGTCCACAAACAGCTGTccgttctgtagtctttgtcaCTAAGGTTGTTCCACACGTTGTCCTctcgcatattttggatcaaattcaggctcaaacatgtgtACGGATCTATGTGAGAAATtcccattttgagtaaagagcAA includes:
- the spats2 gene encoding spermatogenesis-associated serine-rich protein 2 isoform X2 encodes the protein MAKKNSQKDTSGVVFDTHSKMVMSQGGTAERMKEKISAVRAVVPNKSNNEIVLVLQHFENCVDKAVQAFLEGSAVEILKEWNVTGKKKPKKKKKPKPQPEASAEPAPPEAVSPEESKDETNGFHANGSVMDGESLDSLSEQLDSASLDASELDSEPATSETTGAEAESQVSAPSPASQQGGRNHQGPRANKSRHRPGSNSHHPSSSLASTTDESNQGSSGVKKMAPNIDRSVKDLQRCTASLTRYRMVVKEEMDSSIKRMKQTFADLQSCLMDREVTLLGEMDKVKAEAMVILDARQKRAEELRRLTDQSASMSEEQLTELRADIKHFVSERKYDEDLGKAVRFTFDLEPLKTSISGFGSVYHPRTGYSNRSRCSSTSSSVASPSLMETPPPTQTQSAPSEHRPPPTKQIFQGNRRTFQGQGYHSGGQRYNGSSYHDRNAGRANHRYQSDGGSSGPNSQHSNSSRGPSHSSSSHNQDRPSHNGLPQRPPRTHCP
- the spats2 gene encoding spermatogenesis-associated serine-rich protein 2 isoform X1, giving the protein MAKKNSQKDTSGVVFDTHSKMVMSQGGTAERMKEKISAVRAVVPNKSNNEIVLVLQHFENCVDKAVQAFLEGSAVEILKEWNVTGKKKPKKKKKPKPQPEASAEPAPPEAVSPEESKDETNGFHANGSVMDGESLDSLSEQLDSASLDASELDSEPATSETTVICLLTGAEAESQVSAPSPASQQGGRNHQGPRANKSRHRPGSNSHHPSSSLASTTDESNQGSSGVKKMAPNIDRSVKDLQRCTASLTRYRMVVKEEMDSSIKRMKQTFADLQSCLMDREVTLLGEMDKVKAEAMVILDARQKRAEELRRLTDQSASMSEEQLTELRADIKHFVSERKYDEDLGKAVRFTFDLEPLKTSISGFGSVYHPRTGYSNRSRCSSTSSSVASPSLMETPPPTQTQSAPSEHRPPPTKQIFQGNRRTFQGQGYHSGGQRYNGSSYHDRNAGRANHRYQSDGGSSGPNSQHSNSSRGPSHSSSSHNQDRPSHNGLPQRPPRTHCP